In Sylvia atricapilla isolate bSylAtr1 chromosome 27, bSylAtr1.pri, whole genome shotgun sequence, one genomic interval encodes:
- the LOC136372113 gene encoding LOW QUALITY PROTEIN: ubiquitin carboxyl-terminal hydrolase 42-like (The sequence of the model RefSeq protein was modified relative to this genomic sequence to represent the inferred CDS: inserted 1 base in 1 codon; deleted 1 base in 1 codon; substituted 2 bases at 2 genomic stop codons) — translation MAPPERILFPPEKICMVWQQRQSAGAGLXHVGNTCFLNTVLQCLTYTPPLANYLLSREHSQACRQQGFCMMCIMEAHVNEALHSPGREPQRSSFLGIGEHFQPGRQEDAHDFLCCTVDAMQRACLSACSEXLLGPPISSTTLVHQIFGGFLRSRVTCFNCKAISDSYXPFLDVPLDIKAALSLTAALEDCVTPEHLDGENCFQCSKCKKNVAASKRFTVHCAPKVLTVCLKRFDCFTGGKINKMVEYPE, via the exons ATGGCTCCTCCAGAAAGGATCCTCTTTCCCCCGGAGAAGATTTGCAtggtgtggcagcagaggcagagtgctggagcagggc ttcATGTGGGCAACACGTGTTTCCTCAACACTGTCCTGCAGTGCCTGACCTACACCCCGCCACTGGCCAACTACCTGCTGTCCCgagagcacagccaggcct GTCGCCAGCAGGGTTTCTGCATGATGTGCATCATGGAAGCCCACGTGAACGAGGCCTTGCATTCCCCTGGCAG AGAACCACAAAGGTCTTCTTTCTTAGGCATTGGAGAACATTTTCagcctggcaggcaggaagatgccCATGACTTCTTGTGCTGTACTGTCGATGCCATGCAGAGAGCTTGTCTGAGTGCATGCAGCGAGTAA CTTCTTGGACCTCCCATCTCATCCACTACCCTTGTCCATCAGATATTTGGGGGCTTTCTGAGATCCAGAG tcaCCTGCTTCAACTGCAAAGCCATTTCTGAC TCCTACTAGCCCTTCCTGGATGTGCCTTTGGATATCAAA GCGGCCTTGTccctcactgcagccctggaggaCTGTGTGACACCCGAGCACCTGGATGGTGAAAACTGCTTTCAATGCAGCAA GTGTAAGAAGAATGTTGCTGCCTCCAAGAGGTTCACAGTCCACTGTGCGCCCAAGGTTCTCACGGTGTGCCTGAAAAGGTTTGACTGTTTCACCGGCGGGAAGATCAACAAG ATGGTGGAGTACCCCGAGTAA